In Candidatus Paceibacterota bacterium, a single window of DNA contains:
- a CDS encoding fibronectin type III domain-containing protein, with protein MKLLVLYEKIELLIGKIKKEIVQRGTKGNFISKYFVLLELYILEGMRLVVRLVCLLFGDSAENFLIFSRLGRESVILCNNSFCQYKKMERKIRFLSRTAFILVAVSTIVSTAILYFILPGKPTSFGMTFTWTQTDWSEGPDLGTNAQHPDNSTASCDVNNPADPDCWKKYNDNPKGANIVTGYSADGGSAGEVKLSKISSSWTQTDDGSTNTGFNNAGASTSSVLVSGSGDSAYVQLDVLRPAAPATTNLIDLSVQADCTAAGGGTVSGGKCPITFASGTYTVPFDKNADGVYEDGYYNVSTFTVNSGATLNVRAYNGTSGGKFVLIADTVTVNSGGTISGNAKGYLGGAGGRTWNGGGNGWSSSLGEAGSSGTNSGSYGTPGGTAGAAGTGGGYSAGAGGSSVGSRRGTTSGMDIDMGGGGAGGGGPAYVSAYGTDGQLGGAGGGMVYLYSSGNITISGSVTSNGGAGGAGGNGGAGGSGTAGGGGGAGAAGGGILLNGDLVTVGGSLSTNGGAGGAGGALGSGSYGPPTNGSSGQSGGAGRIKLFYNTKSVTGTLSATGQGVAYSGCDSGTINCVKAISSPDDISTTGATDLSSPANCVASALGGGTTTASINGSNKCDWTPGNGAVISGKYYNIGTFTVAALTTVNIAPYDPSTAPNAGRLEIHATTVDILGTLNGVGKGYLGGQTPASSGTFNGSYGSSGGPGATAGGSCGGSNAGGSSVGTAGVDIRGTDTGTDVDMGGGSGGGGNGGGTGQAGNPGGAAVYLYASGTNTVSGTINVTGGVGGAGGSSTCGCAKTCSGTDAGGQGAGAAGGGVLVNGNNVVVSGTLNANGGAGSNLGGSGRIKILSFGGNINTTGATLSAVGYNSNYSGCATGTIYCQSATYSYVTAGTFTSQIFDTGQKTATSGGWGTITWTNNGVQTLNIQARSCDDASCSATGSVDESATKVWDTNCSNITKGAALSTGGCITNSDRYIQYRASLGSSVGTITPTLSDITVSYNYFPSSQNLTSSPFNSIDAGNVIAVISWVQDAALPAGTSLKFKMQTSPTGSVWSDWKGPSNTTGAEDNFYYTTAIDRDSYCLDSGGTITCTVPAGHDFKTGANDTWFQYKLWLNSDGADTPTLSSVSVSYVVNATPQVANVVASQGSSGIISASYDMSDTDSESLNVSIFADFGITLNEDPLTNIDTNAITIAGTNVSALPTSCSPACRIQIENEEISYTSRAGNNLGGTITRGVNSTSANNHPISSTVWLKATSANTTGDLGSQTAVWDSVDQRNEKSGTVTWTVKSDYNGLVCLAPSCTGRIRFVANDGNIANQVSNETGATATLDLDTKDPIPAASNPIIIDASAGLASSVLTITATDDSVLEMLVSNTQSEVDSETISWVSFPNNTGTPYSYNWSFVTDPDTVYVKFKDAKGNKSSTINKATIPILESFMIQDTSNVILDASGNSANEFRSFIAWKTSAIANFTSYTLESSSDAVAYTPLNVQTTQSTNYYAHQPLTFNQDYYYQVYQQDSIGNKSPRTSAKHGRANGTQDFDEGGGGVPGGVDGVDPVITHDYTTQITSVTSTGATISWSTDEAADSFIAYSTDLTYSTEQGSSSLELGTPPIAHSVSLIGLAENTTYHYKITSRDAAGNVGSSQDDVNYIFTTTTDSQGPVITFNQGANLTYTDSTAAITWTTDEISTSRIDYGTNTNYNDTNSPSTDASYNMDHSITLANLLPETTYYFKITSVDNSISNNSSYLDNSGSGYSFTTLASQDVTPPLISVVSSGTPAYNTATITWTTDENSGSLVDFGTSTSYGTTQGNSADSTTSHTVTLVGLIPSTPYYFQVKSMDASGNMRTEDNTGAGYTFTTDVAPDPGDTTPPAISAVSNNPYVTATTATLTWTTDEASDSVAGFSLDTSFTTEQGSATTTTSHSVILVNLAPSTTYYFQVKSRDVNGNLGRDNNSGAGYTFTTLPGGDALDPIISTVSITNITSSTVKVTWTTNENSNSLIDYSKTSGVFTSTQGKYQDNTTSHTITLVGLDASTNYYLQARSADPSGNEGRDSNGGTGYTFTTLAGADSTPPVITLVSSGSLSYSSATIAWTTDEVSNSLVDFGTDTNYGTTQGNSADAGTSHSVTLTGLAPSTMYYYRVKSIDSNGNLGFSDNSGSGHTFTTSPGLDPGDTTPPAITFNSGTDISSITANGATISWTTDELSDSIVGYSLDTSFTTEKGSASLTLSHNVTLTNLAPNTAYKLRLKSRDNSGNLASESNSGAGYSFTTLAGGDTISPVISGIDIPSNGITSSSATVNWTTDENTNSLIDYSKTSGVFTSTQGKYQDSAIAHSVILSGLETDTAYYIQIRSADTAGNETTDDNAGVGYTFTTLSGADSTPPVITLVNSGSLSYSSAAITWTTDEVSNSLVDFGLNTSYGTTQGNSADAGTSHSVTLTGLAPSTIYYYRVKSIDSNGNLGFSDNSGSGHTFTTSPGLDPGDTTPPIITFNSGSDVTGVTANGATITWTTNELSDSIVGYSLDTSFTTEKGSASLATNHSVTLTNLAPNTSYKLRLKSRDGSGNLTTDSNSGAGHAFTTSTGGDTIKPVISNVAAASTTDTTATITWTTNENSNSLADHGTILGTYSGSGGNPTDSVTSHSIVLKGLTPATLYYFRVRSSDSNGNEAVDAGGASGYSFTTQAAAAACPTVSCGGGSSITLDTNPPIISGIKITDVTATSAIVTWETNENGYSLVKYGENIEYGKIDGSYEDNVKSHKVNLLGLVADSTYNYKVATADSSGNLAQSDNLTFKTLAIEDLTPEEQKTEEEKQGDLAQEIQ; from the coding sequence ATGAAACTGCTGGTTTTATATGAAAAAATAGAACTGCTTATAGGAAAAATAAAAAAAGAAATTGTCCAAAGGGGAACGAAAGGCAATTTCATATCCAAGTATTTTGTTTTACTCGAATTATATATTTTGGAAGGCATGAGACTTGTCGTAAGGCTGGTATGCCTTCTTTTTGGAGACAGCGCCGAAAACTTCCTCATTTTTTCAAGGCTTGGGAGGGAGTCTGTGATATTATGCAACAATTCCTTCTGCCAGTATAAAAAAATGGAAAGGAAGATCAGATTCCTTTCCAGGACAGCTTTTATTCTTGTTGCGGTATCGACCATAGTTTCGACCGCGATCCTCTATTTTATACTTCCCGGGAAACCCACTTCATTCGGTATGACATTCACATGGACTCAGACCGATTGGTCCGAGGGTCCGGATCTCGGGACCAATGCTCAGCACCCCGACAATTCGACTGCAAGCTGCGATGTCAACAATCCGGCCGATCCGGACTGCTGGAAAAAATACAACGATAATCCCAAGGGAGCGAATATAGTTACCGGATATAGCGCTGATGGAGGATCTGCGGGCGAAGTGAAACTTTCAAAAATATCTTCTTCGTGGACCCAAACCGATGATGGTTCGACGAATACGGGATTCAATAACGCCGGAGCGTCTACATCGAGCGTGCTGGTGAGCGGGAGCGGGGATAGCGCCTATGTCCAACTGGATGTTCTGCGTCCTGCCGCGCCCGCTACGACCAATCTTATCGATCTTTCGGTTCAGGCGGATTGCACTGCTGCGGGCGGAGGAACGGTTTCCGGAGGGAAATGTCCCATAACTTTCGCTTCCGGAACCTATACGGTGCCTTTTGATAAGAACGCAGATGGCGTTTATGAAGATGGATATTATAATGTGAGCACTTTTACGGTCAATTCCGGAGCGACTCTCAACGTCAGGGCCTATAACGGTACGAGCGGAGGAAAATTCGTTCTTATTGCAGATACGGTCACGGTTAATTCTGGAGGTACGATTAGCGGGAATGCCAAAGGGTATCTGGGTGGAGCGGGAGGGCGCACATGGAATGGCGGGGGAAATGGTTGGTCTTCGTCTTTAGGAGAAGCTGGCAGTTCGGGCACAAATTCAGGATCATACGGAACACCGGGCGGAACCGCTGGAGCAGCTGGAACCGGTGGCGGATACTCAGCAGGCGCGGGAGGGAGCAGTGTTGGCTCACGTCGCGGAACAACAAGTGGCATGGATATTGATATGGGAGGAGGCGGAGCGGGAGGCGGAGGACCAGCCTATGTAAGTGCTTACGGAACGGACGGTCAACTAGGCGGAGCAGGCGGAGGAATGGTGTATTTATATTCTTCCGGGAATATTACGATAAGTGGAAGTGTGACTTCTAATGGAGGAGCGGGTGGAGCAGGCGGCAATGGCGGAGCTGGCGGTTCAGGAACAGCAGGGGGCGGCGGAGGCGCAGGTGCGGCCGGAGGAGGAATACTTCTTAATGGTGATTTAGTGACTGTTGGCGGTTCCTTATCAACAAACGGCGGCGCAGGCGGCGCAGGCGGCGCATTAGGATCTGGTTCTTATGGTCCTCCCACAAACGGATCTTCCGGACAATCGGGCGGCGCAGGCAGAATAAAACTTTTCTATAATACTAAAAGTGTCACTGGTACATTATCCGCAACGGGTCAGGGCGTGGCCTATAGCGGATGCGACAGCGGAACCATCAATTGCGTTAAAGCTATAAGTTCACCAGATGATATCAGCACGACTGGAGCGACGGATCTTTCCAGTCCGGCAAATTGCGTTGCGTCAGCTCTGGGGGGAGGTACGACCACGGCATCGATCAATGGAAGCAATAAATGTGACTGGACTCCGGGGAATGGAGCAGTTATTTCGGGTAAATATTATAATATAGGCACTTTTACCGTGGCTGCGCTTACGACTGTGAACATTGCTCCATATGATCCATCGACAGCACCCAACGCCGGAAGGCTTGAGATCCATGCCACGACTGTGGATATTCTTGGAACTTTGAATGGCGTCGGAAAGGGATATCTTGGAGGACAGACCCCGGCAAGCAGCGGAACATTCAATGGTTCATATGGATCTTCCGGAGGGCCGGGAGCGACTGCGGGAGGAAGCTGCGGCGGAAGCAATGCCGGAGGTTCGAGTGTGGGCACGGCGGGAGTGGATATCCGCGGAACTGATACCGGCACGGATGTTGATATGGGCGGCGGATCCGGCGGAGGAGGGAACGGAGGAGGGACAGGACAGGCGGGCAATCCCGGGGGAGCGGCGGTATATCTTTATGCGTCCGGCACGAACACGGTGAGCGGAACCATAAACGTGACCGGGGGAGTCGGAGGCGCCGGAGGATCGAGCACGTGCGGTTGTGCTAAGACATGTTCTGGAACTGATGCCGGAGGCCAGGGCGCTGGCGCGGCCGGAGGCGGAGTTTTGGTTAATGGAAATAACGTTGTCGTTAGTGGAACGCTCAACGCTAATGGCGGAGCCGGAAGCAATCTGGGAGGAAGCGGCAGGATAAAAATATTGAGCTTTGGGGGCAATATAAATACGACCGGTGCGACATTGTCCGCGGTCGGATATAATTCAAACTATTCCGGCTGTGCGACAGGCACTATCTATTGCCAGTCGGCGACATATAGTTATGTCACAGCTGGAACGTTCACGTCCCAGATTTTCGATACCGGGCAAAAGACCGCCACTTCAGGCGGATGGGGGACGATCACCTGGACCAATAACGGCGTTCAAACTTTAAATATTCAGGCCCGGTCTTGCGATGATGCAAGCTGCAGTGCCACTGGAAGCGTTGATGAATCGGCAACAAAAGTATGGGATACGAATTGTTCGAATATCACAAAAGGCGCGGCGCTTTCCACGGGAGGATGCATTACGAACAGCGACAGATATATTCAGTACCGCGCGTCATTGGGATCGTCTGTAGGCACTATAACTCCCACCCTTTCAGATATAACAGTTTCATATAACTATTTTCCATCTTCACAGAATCTTACTTCTTCGCCTTTCAATTCGATCGATGCGGGAAATGTGATCGCGGTGATCTCGTGGGTGCAGGATGCCGCTTTGCCCGCCGGAACATCTTTGAAATTCAAAATGCAGACATCTCCGACCGGAAGCGTATGGAGCGATTGGAAAGGACCAAGCAACACGACGGGAGCGGAAGATAATTTCTATTACACCACGGCTATTGACAGGGATTCTTATTGCCTCGACAGCGGAGGAACCATTACATGCACCGTACCCGCAGGACATGACTTCAAGACCGGAGCCAACGATACGTGGTTCCAATATAAGCTCTGGCTTAATTCGGACGGAGCCGATACTCCCACTCTGAGCAGCGTTTCCGTAAGCTATGTGGTGAATGCCACTCCCCAGGTCGCAAATGTAGTTGCGAGCCAGGGGTCAAGTGGCATAATCTCCGCATCGTATGATATGTCAGACACTGATTCCGAGAGTCTTAACGTGTCTATTTTTGCCGATTTCGGCATAACTTTGAATGAAGATCCTCTCACGAACATAGACACCAATGCTATAACTATTGCCGGGACCAATGTCTCCGCTCTTCCGACCTCGTGCTCTCCGGCGTGCAGAATACAGATCGAGAATGAAGAGATATCATATACTTCAAGGGCCGGAAACAATCTGGGCGGTACGATAACCAGGGGCGTCAATAGCACTTCGGCGAATAACCATCCAATAAGTTCTACAGTTTGGCTGAAGGCGACATCCGCGAACACTACGGGCGATCTGGGAAGTCAGACCGCAGTGTGGGATAGCGTTGATCAGAGAAACGAAAAGAGCGGAACTGTCACATGGACCGTGAAGTCCGACTATAACGGCCTTGTGTGCCTGGCGCCGTCGTGCACCGGCAGGATCAGATTTGTGGCCAATGACGGAAATATCGCCAATCAGGTCAGCAATGAAACCGGAGCGACTGCAACGCTTGATCTTGATACCAAAGACCCTATTCCCGCCGCATCCAATCCCATCATCATCGATGCTTCGGCCGGCCTTGCTTCTTCGGTCCTCACCATAACTGCAACCGATGATTCTGTTCTTGAGATGCTCGTGTCCAACACTCAGTCTGAAGTGGACAGTGAAACCATCTCCTGGGTTTCTTTTCCGAATAACACCGGCACTCCATATAGCTACAACTGGTCTTTTGTGACCGATCCTGACACAGTCTATGTCAAATTCAAGGATGCGAAAGGCAATAAATCATCAACTATCAACAAGGCGACCATTCCCATTCTCGAATCTTTCATGATCCAGGATACTTCCAACGTGATCCTTGATGCGAGCGGCAATTCTGCCAACGAGTTCCGCAGTTTCATAGCCTGGAAGACCTCGGCTATCGCCAATTTTACAAGCTACACCCTGGAAAGTTCGTCTGACGCCGTCGCATACACTCCACTCAATGTTCAGACAACCCAGTCCACCAACTACTATGCCCATCAGCCCCTAACTTTCAATCAGGATTACTATTACCAGGTCTATCAGCAGGATTCCATAGGAAACAAATCACCCAGGACATCCGCCAAGCATGGAAGGGCGAACGGCACCCAGGATTTTGATGAGGGAGGAGGGGGTGTTCCCGGAGGCGTGGACGGAGTTGATCCTGTCATTACCCATGACTATACGACCCAGATCACAAGCGTCACATCGACCGGCGCCACCATTTCCTGGTCAACTGATGAAGCCGCTGATTCTTTCATAGCCTATTCGACCGATCTTACATATTCCACAGAGCAGGGATCTTCATCCCTGGAGCTCGGAACTCCTCCCATAGCTCACAGCGTAAGCCTCATAGGTCTTGCCGAGAATACGACCTATCACTACAAGATAACCTCAAGAGATGCCGCGGGAAATGTCGGCTCTTCCCAGGATGATGTCAATTACATTTTCACGACCACGACCGACAGCCAGGGCCCCGTCATCACTTTCAATCAAGGCGCGAACCTCACCTACACCGACTCCACTGCCGCTATCACCTGGACTACGGATGAGATATCGACATCAAGGATAGACTATGGAACCAACACGAACTACAACGACACCAATTCTCCCTCCACTGATGCCAGCTATAATATGGATCACTCCATAACCCTGGCCAATCTTCTTCCCGAAACCACTTACTATTTCAAAATAACCTCAGTGGATAATTCAATAAGCAATAACTCTTCATATCTGGATAATTCAGGTTCCGGATATTCCTTCACCACTCTTGCTTCCCAAGACGTAACCCCGCCTTTGATATCTGTCGTATCCTCCGGAACTCCCGCATACAACACTGCCACCATCACCTGGACGACCGATGAAAACTCCGGTTCTCTCGTAGATTTCGGAACAAGTACATCCTATGGCACCACTCAGGGAAACAGCGCTGATTCGACCACAAGCCACACTGTAACGTTGGTGGGCCTCATCCCCAGCACCCCGTACTACTTCCAGGTTAAATCCATGGATGCATCGGGGAACATGAGAACAGAGGATAATACCGGAGCCGGATATACCTTCACCACTGACGTCGCTCCCGATCCTGGAGACACAACACCTCCTGCGATATCTGCAGTATCGAATAATCCGTACGTAACCGCTACCACCGCAACACTCACCTGGACCACGGATGAAGCTTCGGATTCAGTTGCGGGTTTCAGCTTAGACACTTCATTTACAACCGAACAAGGATCAGCCACGACCACCACCAGCCACAGTGTGATCTTGGTCAACCTTGCTCCGAGCACTACCTACTATTTCCAGGTGAAATCAAGGGATGTGAACGGAAACCTGGGGCGCGATAACAACTCCGGCGCAGGATACACCTTCACCACTCTTCCCGGAGGCGATGCTCTCGATCCCATAATCTCAACAGTGAGCATAACCAACATAACTTCATCTACAGTCAAAGTCACCTGGACCACCAATGAGAACTCCAATTCCCTCATAGACTATTCCAAAACTTCGGGAGTGTTCACATCCACCCAGGGAAAATACCAGGACAATACCACTTCGCACACCATCACCCTGGTCGGTCTTGATGCCAGCACGAATTACTATCTCCAGGCAAGATCCGCTGATCCATCAGGAAACGAAGGAAGGGATTCCAATGGGGGAACGGGATATACTTTCACCACCCTGGCCGGAGCAGACTCAACGCCTCCGGTGATAACATTGGTATCTTCCGGATCTCTTTCATATTCCAGCGCCACCATCGCTTGGACCACGGATGAAGTCTCTAATTCTCTTGTGGATTTCGGAACAGACACCAATTATGGAACCACCCAGGGCAATAGCGCCGATGCGGGCACATCTCACAGCGTCACCCTTACCGGACTGGCTCCGAGCACCATGTATTATTACAGAGTAAAATCCATTGATTCCAATGGTAATCTTGGTTTCAGCGACAACTCCGGCTCAGGCCACACCTTCACCACTTCCCCGGGGCTCGATCCCGGAGACACCACTCCTCCTGCCATCACTTTCAATTCGGGCACTGACATTTCAAGCATAACCGCGAACGGCGCCACCATATCATGGACAACGGATGAACTGTCCGACTCCATAGTGGGATACAGCCTTGATACTTCGTTTACTACCGAGAAAGGATCGGCTTCCCTTACTTTAAGCCACAATGTCACCCTGACCAATCTTGCTCCCAATACCGCTTACAAGCTGCGCCTTAAATCAAGAGATAACTCGGGAAACCTTGCCAGTGAAAGCAATTCCGGAGCAGGCTACTCTTTTACCACTCTCGCAGGAGGGGACACTATCAGTCCTGTCATATCCGGCATAGACATCCCTTCGAATGGCATAACCTCAAGCTCTGCCACCGTGAACTGGACCACGGATGAAAATACCAATTCTCTCATAGACTATTCCAAAACTTCGGGAGTGTTCACTTCTACTCAGGGGAAATACCAGGATAGCGCCATAGCCCATTCCGTAATACTTTCAGGACTTGAAACTGATACTGCATACTATATCCAGATAAGATCAGCCGATACGGCCGGGAACGAGACTACCGATGATAATGCGGGCGTAGGCTATACTTTCACGACCCTATCCGGAGCAGACTCAACCCCTCCCGTGATAACTCTGGTCAATTCCGGATCGCTTTCATATTCCAGCGCCGCCATTACCTGGACCACAGACGAGGTTTCCAACTCTCTCGTGGACTTCGGTTTGAATACCTCCTATGGCACCACCCAGGGCAATAGCGCGGATGCAGGCACTTCTCACAGCGTCACCCTTACCGGACTGGCTCCGAGCACCATCTACTATTACAGAGTGAAGTCCATCGATTCCAACGGGAACCTGGGATTTAGCGATAACTCCGGCTCGGGCCACACCTTCACCACCTCCCCGGGGCTCGATCCCGGAGACACCACTCCGCCGATCATCACTTTCAACTCCGGCTCTGACGTTACGGGAGTGACCGCGAACGGCGCCACTATAACCTGGACCACCAATGAACTTTCCGATTCCATAGTCGGCTACAGCCTCGATACTTCGTTTACTACCGAGAAAGGATCGGCTTCCCTTGCCACGAACCATTCGGTAACTCTGACCAATCTTGCTCCCAACACCTCCTATAAGTTGCGCCTTAAATCCAGGGACGGTTCCGGGAATCTTACCACTGACAGCAATTCGGGAGCGGGACACGCTTTCACCACTTCTACTGGAGGGGACACCATCAAGCCTGTCATATCGAATGTCGCTGCAGCAAGCACGACCGATACCACCGCCACTATCACCTGGACCACCAACGAGAATTCCAATTCTCTTGCCGATCACGGAACAATCCTCGGAACATATTCCGGAAGCGGAGGCAATCCCACTGACAGCGTCACATCCCATTCCATAGTCCTTAAGGGACTGACCCCCGCTACGCTATACTATTTCCGCGTCCGCTCATCCGATTCCAACGGAAATGAAGCTGTGGATGCGGGAGGAGCTTCGGGATATTCCTTCACCACTCAGGCCGCAGCCGCAGCCTGTCCCACTGTCTCCTGCGGAGGAGGATCCAGTATTACCCTGGACACCAACCCCCCTATCATATCCGGCATCAAAATTACAGATGTTACTGCGACCTCAGCGATAGTAACTTGGGAAACTAATGAGAACGGTTATTCACTGGTCAAATATGGGGAAAATATTGAATATGGGAAAATTGATGGCTCTTATGAAGATAACGTCAAATCTCACAAAGTAAATCTGTTAGGTTTGGTCGCCGATAGTACGTATAATTACAAGGTAGCTACAGCCGATTCCTCCGGCAATCTCGCCCAGAGCGACAACCTCACTTTCAAGACCCTGGCCATAGAGGATCTCACCCCCGAAGAACAGAAGACGGAAGAAGAGAAGCAGGGAGACCTGGCACAAGAGATCCAAA
- a CDS encoding ABC transporter substrate-binding protein — protein sequence MSKIKLILVSIFVIAGVLGIYAFMSKGGDISTGKDKSLNNLSGGSIDKEYRNLKLVYSEEVEEVAFLLDFINEKGIFNKHGLNVEQVPTGKATDALAAGEADVQISGPTGPLSIFLGGGELKLLADVFNKFNNFGVSRFPEEKRSEIKKVAIKSFGKEPQIAMIVALKSLGIDTDKVEFVAVPAISARLDMMEKGNIDFMNIQSQKTMLEIGDRANRYYVIDPPEMQKGTYSSHVSIMTNKNALDNKSGELKDFVLSVQEALSAMSDNPEETKSFIQSKYGFSQDISKGFCDRLWKALENTQFIPDPGQNRSLSDLIKKEFKITDSEANADDFIYPDFAREAVSSGAK from the coding sequence ATGTCAAAGATAAAATTGATATTGGTGTCAATATTCGTAATCGCAGGGGTATTGGGAATATATGCGTTTATGAGCAAAGGCGGAGATATTTCCACGGGAAAAGATAAAAGTTTAAATAATCTTTCCGGCGGGTCAATTGATAAAGAGTACCGAAATCTGAAACTGGTCTATTCCGAAGAAGTTGAGGAGGTTGCATTTTTGCTGGATTTCATAAATGAGAAGGGGATATTCAATAAGCACGGTCTTAATGTCGAACAGGTTCCGACAGGGAAAGCGACCGATGCTCTCGCTGCGGGCGAGGCTGATGTGCAGATCTCAGGACCCACGGGTCCCTTGTCGATCTTTTTGGGAGGAGGAGAGTTGAAACTTCTTGCCGATGTTTTTAACAAGTTCAACAATTTCGGGGTCTCGCGTTTCCCAGAAGAAAAGAGGAGCGAGATCAAAAAAGTGGCCATAAAATCTTTCGGAAAAGAACCCCAGATCGCCATGATAGTCGCCCTGAAAAGCCTCGGGATCGATACCGATAAGGTAGAATTCGTCGCAGTCCCGGCAATATCGGCAAGGCTTGATATGATGGAAAAAGGAAATATCGATTTCATGAATATACAGTCCCAAAAAACCATGCTGGAGATCGGAGACAGGGCGAATAGATATTACGTGATTGATCCGCCCGAAATGCAAAAGGGAACATATTCTTCGCATGTGTCGATCATGACGAACAAAAACGCCCTGGATAATAAGTCCGGGGAGCTGAAGGATTTTGTGCTGTCAGTCCAAGAAGCGCTGAGTGCCATGTCAGATAATCCCGAGGAGACGAAAAGCTTCATTCAAAGTAAATACGGTTTTTCACAGGATATTTCAAAGGGATTTTGTGACCGGCTCTGGAAGGCGCTCGAAAACACTCAGTTCATTCCGGATCCGGGCCAGAACAGGAGCCTTTCCGACCTGATAAAAAAAGAATTCAAAATAACCGATTCTGAGGCGAATGCCGACGACTTCATCTATCCCGATTTTGCAAGGGAAGCGGTCAGTTCAGGTGCGAAATGA
- a CDS encoding ABC transporter permease, producing the protein MNILSWLKKNYISFISILVFFVLWEAIARFNFINPLFISSPSKIYKSGSMLVLSGEIFPHVWISLKAFFAGFLAGIVLGVLGGLAIGYNKYLYKIFLPYVLALNSLPTIAIIPLVIIWFGIGIEAKIIIVLLMVIKPILINTINAVINTDRNIIKMAKSFGASHYQILSSIVFFSALPFIFSSLQMAIGRGITGLVVGEMFGYGKGLGFLVSFYGNTFQTPRLMFVVTILLVISLTMSRAVHALEGQIIKWKN; encoded by the coding sequence ATGAACATACTCTCTTGGCTTAAAAAAAATTATATAAGTTTCATATCCATCCTGGTTTTTTTTGTTTTGTGGGAAGCCATAGCAAGGTTTAATTTCATTAATCCGCTTTTTATAAGCAGTCCGTCGAAGATCTATAAATCAGGAAGCATGCTTGTTTTGTCAGGGGAGATATTTCCGCATGTTTGGATAAGCCTGAAAGCGTTTTTTGCGGGCTTTCTTGCCGGTATTGTTCTGGGGGTCTTGGGAGGATTGGCGATAGGATACAATAAATATTTATATAAGATCTTCCTTCCGTACGTTCTTGCTCTCAATTCTCTTCCGACGATCGCGATCATTCCGCTAGTGATCATCTGGTTTGGGATCGGGATAGAGGCAAAAATAATCATAGTGCTTTTAATGGTCATAAAGCCTATACTTATAAATACGATAAATGCGGTCATCAACACTGACAGAAATATAATAAAAATGGCAAAGTCATTCGGAGCTTCTCATTATCAAATACTGAGCAGTATTGTGTTTTTCAGCGCGCTGCCTTTCATTTTTTCCAGCTTGCAGATGGCGATAGGTAGGGGTATTACGGGGCTTGTCGTGGGGGAGATGTTCGGCTATGGGAAAGGGCTTGGCTTCCTTGTGTCTTTCTATGGCAACACTTTCCAGACGCCAAGGCTGATGTTTGTGGTGACAATCCTGCTTGTCATAAGTTTGACCATGAGCAGGGCCGTTCATGCCTTAGAGGGGCAAATAATAAAATGGAAAAATTAA
- a CDS encoding ATP-binding cassette domain-containing protein: MLEIKDLHVKYKNTGKIALRGISFSVKKGEMVAILGPSGSGKTTLLNIISGLLEKNKEIEVQGSILVSSAGGRSDIKTVFQEPTLLPWRTVAKNISYGLEIKKTPKQVIIEKTNKAMKIVRLEEFKSYYPHQLSIGMKQRVNFARALVCNPGIILLDEPFSALDIKTKKEIQDEFLKIMKANDITSIFVTHDPNEAFLLADKVVVLTKSPGSMKTIIDNPGKRGLLNMKDCAGLYEE, translated from the coding sequence ATGCTTGAAATCAAAGATCTTCATGTTAAATATAAGAATACCGGAAAGATAGCTCTTCGCGGTATTTCTTTTTCTGTCAAAAAAGGAGAAATGGTGGCGATACTCGGGCCGTCGGGATCTGGAAAGACCACTCTGCTTAATATTATTTCCGGCCTGCTGGAGAAAAATAAGGAGATCGAAGTTCAAGGATCGATCCTTGTCAGTTCGGCAGGAGGCCGTTCCGACATAAAGACGGTTTTTCAGGAGCCGACTCTCCTTCCCTGGAGAACCGTAGCTAAAAATATTTCTTATGGTCTGGAGATCAAAAAAACTCCGAAACAAGTGATAATAGAAAAAACAAATAAGGCCATGAAAATAGTGAGGCTTGAAGAGTTCAAAAGCTACTATCCGCATCAGCTTTCAATTGGAATGAAACAGAGGGTCAATTTTGCGAGAGCCCTTGTCTGCAATCCCGGAATAATCTTGCTGGATGAGCCCTTTTCCGCGCTGGACATAAAGACGAAAAAGGAGATACAGGATGAATTTCTGAAGATTATGAAAGCCAATGATATCACGAGCATTTTTGTTACTCATGATCCGAACGAGGCATTTCTTTTAGCGGACAAAGTAGTTGTCCTGACAAAAAGCCCGGGATCAATGAAGACTATAATAGATAACCCGGGTAAAAGGGGACTGCTGAACATGAAGGATTGTGCCGGATTATATGAAGAATAA